In Pseudoalteromonas xiamenensis, the following are encoded in one genomic region:
- a CDS encoding efflux RND transporter periplasmic adaptor subunit, translating to MKLNKLVSAFAMLGILTLSACSDVSSSEPTPRAAPQVSVAQVINEKISDWDEFTGRLEAPEHVALRPRVSGYISRVTFAEGAMVEEGETLFVIDQVPFKAEVARLEAELVQANSRLQLAKTEFARASKLRQSAAIAEEEVDKRKAQVQQMEGLVKSVQSSLQLALLDLQYTEVKAPISGRVSRALITRGNFVNAGQSLLTTLVSSDRVYAYFDADEQTFLEYMRFAKANSQQEVREVAHPVFMQLAGEDEFTHAGVVDFMDNQIDPTTGTIRARAVFKNQDGSFLPGMFARIKLSGGESYNGVLIEDKAIGTDLNHKFVLVLDESNTVQYRAVELGNKIAGLRVIKSGLTGSEQIVVNGLQRVRPGTPVSPQQVDMGNAYNLQQLNKLQKRLDDHLEDSQMALLTATAGLGLED from the coding sequence ATGAAACTAAATAAATTGGTCAGCGCGTTTGCAATGTTAGGGATATTAACTTTGTCGGCGTGTAGTGATGTATCAAGTTCAGAACCTACACCACGCGCCGCACCACAAGTGTCGGTCGCACAGGTTATCAATGAAAAAATCAGTGATTGGGACGAATTCACAGGTCGTCTTGAAGCGCCTGAGCACGTGGCGCTTCGTCCACGCGTTTCAGGTTATATCAGCCGTGTAACATTCGCAGAAGGTGCAATGGTAGAAGAAGGGGAGACGCTTTTTGTTATCGATCAAGTGCCTTTCAAAGCAGAAGTTGCGCGATTAGAAGCAGAACTTGTGCAAGCGAATAGCCGCCTACAACTTGCTAAAACAGAGTTTGCTCGCGCCAGCAAATTACGTCAAAGTGCAGCGATTGCAGAGGAAGAAGTCGACAAGCGCAAGGCTCAAGTCCAGCAAATGGAAGGCCTAGTTAAATCAGTACAATCATCACTACAACTTGCCTTACTTGATTTGCAGTACACTGAAGTAAAAGCGCCAATTAGCGGTCGAGTTTCACGAGCGCTTATCACACGTGGTAACTTCGTTAATGCGGGTCAAAGCTTATTAACCACGTTGGTTTCCAGCGATCGTGTATACGCTTACTTTGATGCGGATGAACAAACATTCTTAGAGTATATGCGTTTTGCTAAAGCAAATAGCCAACAAGAAGTCCGTGAAGTTGCACACCCTGTCTTTATGCAACTGGCGGGCGAAGATGAGTTTACCCACGCTGGTGTCGTTGATTTTATGGATAATCAAATCGACCCAACGACGGGAACGATCCGTGCTCGCGCCGTCTTTAAAAACCAAGATGGTTCATTCTTACCCGGTATGTTTGCCCGCATTAAACTCAGCGGTGGTGAGAGTTACAATGGTGTGCTGATTGAGGATAAGGCCATCGGTACTGATTTAAATCATAAGTTTGTACTGGTTTTAGATGAATCAAACACGGTGCAATATCGTGCGGTTGAGCTTGGTAATAAAATTGCGGGTCTTCGCGTCATCAAATCTGGCCTCACAGGCAGTGAACAAATTGTGGTTAATGGTTTACAACGTGTACGACCAGGTACGCCAGTTTCGCCACAGCAAGTCGATATGGGAAACGCCTATAACCTTCAGCAGCTCAACAAATTGCAAAAGCGTTTAGATGATCACTTGGAGGACTCGCAAATGGCGCTGTTAACTGCGACCGCGGGTTTAGGTTTGGAGGACTAA
- a CDS encoding DUF2798 domain-containing protein — translation MIPRKYENLLFPFLMALFMSCIMSFVITVMNAGFVNHLLTIWLRAWAGAFVVAFPTILIVGPMVRRLAAWLLTDEPKTLEASE, via the coding sequence GATCCCTAGAAAGTACGAGAATCTATTATTCCCTTTTCTAATGGCTTTGTTTATGTCATGCATCATGTCATTTGTAATCACGGTTATGAATGCCGGATTCGTGAACCATCTTTTAACCATTTGGCTTCGAGCATGGGCTGGTGCATTTGTTGTTGCATTTCCCACAATCCTTATAGTTGGGCCGATGGTTCGTCGATTAGCCGCTTGGCTATTAACGGATGAGCCTAAAACGTTGGAAGCCTCCGAGTAA